A section of the Rhizobium sp. BG4 genome encodes:
- a CDS encoding YkvA family protein translates to MELIGKAKAWAKSLKRDVTALWLAARDPRVPWYAKAVAAAVAAYALSPVDLIPDFIPVLGYLDDLIIVPLGIMLAIRLIPQPVMAELRQQAAERAGRPVSRAGLIFILAVWACCIIFLVRAFL, encoded by the coding sequence ATGGAATTGATCGGAAAGGCAAAAGCCTGGGCGAAGTCACTGAAGCGTGACGTCACGGCGCTGTGGCTCGCGGCCCGCGATCCCAGGGTGCCATGGTATGCGAAAGCGGTCGCCGCGGCCGTCGCCGCCTATGCACTGTCGCCCGTCGACCTCATTCCGGACTTCATCCCGGTGCTCGGCTATCTCGACGATCTGATCATCGTACCGCTCGGCATCATGCTGGCGATCAGGCTCATCCCGCAGCCTGTGATGGCGGAGCTGCGCCAGCAGGCTGCAGAGCGCGCGGGGCGGCCTGTCAGCCGGGCCGGATTGATTTTCATCCTTGCCGTATGGGCCTGCTGCATCATCTTTCTGGTCCGGGCGTTCCTATAA
- a CDS encoding type II toxin-antitoxin system PemK/MazF family toxin produces the protein MPTFEQGDIIRVPFPYTDRDTRQRRPALVVSAGSLGENDALVWAVMITSAENRPWLGDVAISDHQTAGLPAPSVVRPAKIATVETSQIDRIGRLPDAALAVVISAIRAQLGG, from the coding sequence ATGCCGACCTTTGAGCAGGGTGACATCATACGGGTGCCCTTTCCCTATACCGATCGCGATACGCGCCAGCGGCGTCCGGCGCTCGTTGTTTCCGCCGGTTCGCTCGGCGAGAATGATGCTCTCGTCTGGGCCGTCATGATAACCTCGGCCGAAAATCGGCCATGGCTCGGAGATGTTGCGATCTCTGATCATCAGACGGCAGGCCTGCCGGCGCCTTCGGTCGTTCGACCGGCGAAGATCGCCACCGTCGAGACATCGCAGATCGACCGGATCGGACGGCTACCGGATGCCGCGCTTGCGGTGGTGATATCGGCAATCCGAGCTCAACTTGGCGGCTAA
- a CDS encoding DegQ family serine endoprotease: MQGLLKRSFVPLFALAVLLPLGAHAEDAKTVPQSQMQMQLSFAPLVKQTSGAVVNVYAEKTVQRQSPFAGDPFFEQFFGQQMPNRSEKQSSLGSGVIVEANGTVVTNNHVIEGADDIKVALSDGREFPCKVVLRDDRLDLAVLKIDTKANFPTLPIGNSDAVEVGDLVLAIGNPFGVGQTVTSGIVSALARNQVVKNEFGFFIQTDASINPGNSGGALMNMKGELIGINTAIFSRGGGSNGIGFAIPANLVKVFLTSADAGVKSFERPYVGATFDAVTSEVAEALGLDKARGALIVKVADGSPAQKAGLKAGEIVTSVNGIPVEHPDALLYRLTTAGLGNTVKLGVVENGGEQQVALKLDRAPETSPRDQRTIGGRTPFTGTVVENLSPRVADELRMPTESTGVVVAEVKDDSPAARLGFEPKDIIVAINGTPVQTTEQLSQIASDDAGLWRVEIERDGQRIRQFFR, encoded by the coding sequence ATGCAAGGCCTGTTGAAACGTTCGTTTGTCCCGCTTTTTGCGCTCGCGGTTCTCCTGCCGCTCGGCGCGCATGCCGAGGACGCGAAAACCGTACCGCAGAGCCAGATGCAAATGCAGCTGTCCTTCGCCCCGCTGGTCAAGCAGACCTCGGGCGCGGTTGTGAACGTCTATGCCGAAAAGACCGTGCAGCGGCAGTCGCCCTTTGCCGGCGATCCCTTCTTCGAGCAGTTCTTCGGCCAGCAGATGCCGAACCGGTCGGAGAAGCAGTCGTCGCTCGGCTCGGGCGTCATTGTCGAGGCGAACGGCACCGTGGTCACCAACAACCACGTCATCGAAGGCGCCGACGATATCAAGGTGGCGCTCTCCGATGGCCGCGAGTTTCCCTGCAAGGTCGTGCTGCGTGACGATCGCCTCGATCTCGCAGTGCTGAAGATCGATACCAAGGCCAATTTCCCGACGCTGCCGATCGGCAATTCGGATGCCGTCGAGGTCGGCGATCTCGTACTCGCCATCGGTAACCCCTTCGGCGTCGGCCAGACGGTGACCTCGGGCATCGTTTCCGCGCTCGCCCGCAATCAGGTCGTCAAAAACGAGTTCGGCTTCTTCATCCAGACCGATGCCTCGATCAATCCCGGCAATTCGGGCGGCGCGCTGATGAACATGAAGGGCGAGCTGATCGGCATCAATACGGCGATCTTCTCCCGCGGCGGCGGCTCGAACGGTATCGGCTTTGCGATCCCTGCCAATCTGGTGAAGGTCTTCCTCACCTCGGCCGATGCCGGCGTGAAGTCCTTCGAGCGGCCCTATGTCGGCGCCACCTTCGACGCCGTGACCTCGGAAGTCGCCGAAGCGCTCGGCCTCGACAAGGCCCGCGGCGCACTGATCGTCAAGGTGGCCGACGGTAGCCCGGCGCAGAAGGCTGGCCTGAAGGCCGGCGAGATCGTCACCTCGGTCAACGGCATCCCGGTCGAGCATCCGGATGCGCTCCTCTATCGTCTGACGACGGCCGGCCTCGGCAATACGGTCAAGCTGGGCGTGGTCGAGAATGGCGGCGAACAGCAGGTTGCGCTGAAGCTCGATCGCGCCCCCGAAACCTCGCCGCGCGACCAGCGCACCATCGGCGGCCGCACGCCCTTCACCGGCACCGTCGTCGAAAACCTCTCGCCGCGCGTTGCCGACGAGCTGCGCATGCCGACGGAATCGACCGGCGTCGTCGTCGCCGAGGTCAAGGATGACTCTCCGGCCGCCCGTCTCGGCTTCGAGCCGAAGGATATCATCGTCGCCATCAATGGCACGCCGGTGCAGACCACCGAGCAGCTGTCGCAGATCGCATCCGACGATGCAGGTCTCTGGCGCGTCGAAATCGAGCGTGACGGCCAGAGGATCAGGCAGTTCTTCCGATGA
- the ilvD gene encoding dihydroxy-acid dehydratase has product MPAYRSRTTTHGRNMAGARGLWRATGMKDSDFGKPIIAVVNSFTQFVPGHVHLKDLGQLVAREIEAAGGVAKEFNTIAVDDGIAMGHDGMLYSLPSRELIADSVEYMVNAHCADAMVCISNCDKITPGMLMASLRLNIPTIFVSGGPMEAGKVVLNGKTHALDLVDAMVAAADDKVSDEDVKVIERSACPTCGSCSGMFTANSMNCLTEALGLSLPGNGSTLATHSDRKELFLEAGRRVVALAKRYYEQDDATALPRTIASKGAFENAMALDIAMGGSTNTVLHILAAAHEGEIDFTMEDIDRLSRRVPCLSKVAPAKSDVHMEDVHRAGGIMAILGELNRAGLINAGLPTVHSPTLGDALAQWDISVTDNPVALKLFSAAPGGVPTQVAFSQSARWDELDLDRENGVIRDAQHPFSKDGGLAVLKGNLALDGCIVKTAGVDESILKFSGPAKVYESQDAAVKAILGNEVVAGDVVVIRYEGPKGGPGMQEMLYPTSYLKSKGLGKACALITDGRFSGGTSGLSIGHASPEAANGGTIGLVQPGDMIDIDIPNRTISLRVSDAELATRRAEQEAKGWRPAEVRKRNVTTALKAYAAFATSADRGAVRILPE; this is encoded by the coding sequence ATGCCAGCCTATCGTTCGAGAACCACGACCCACGGCCGCAACATGGCGGGTGCGCGCGGCCTTTGGCGCGCCACGGGCATGAAGGACAGCGATTTCGGCAAGCCGATCATTGCGGTGGTGAACTCGTTCACGCAGTTCGTGCCCGGCCACGTCCACCTGAAGGATCTCGGCCAGCTCGTCGCCCGCGAAATCGAAGCGGCCGGCGGCGTCGCCAAGGAATTCAACACGATCGCCGTCGACGACGGCATCGCCATGGGCCATGACGGCATGCTCTATTCGCTGCCGTCGCGCGAGCTGATCGCCGACAGCGTCGAATACATGGTCAACGCTCACTGCGCCGACGCCATGGTCTGCATCTCCAATTGCGACAAGATCACCCCCGGCATGCTGATGGCGTCGCTGCGCCTCAATATCCCGACGATCTTCGTTTCCGGCGGTCCGATGGAGGCCGGCAAGGTCGTGCTCAACGGCAAGACCCACGCGCTCGACCTCGTCGATGCCATGGTTGCGGCTGCCGACGACAAGGTTTCCGACGAGGACGTCAAGGTTATCGAGCGCTCTGCCTGTCCGACCTGCGGCTCGTGCTCCGGCATGTTCACCGCCAACTCGATGAATTGCCTGACCGAGGCGCTCGGCCTGTCGCTGCCCGGCAACGGCTCGACGCTCGCCACGCATTCCGACCGCAAGGAACTCTTCCTCGAGGCCGGCCGCCGCGTCGTGGCACTCGCCAAGCGCTATTACGAGCAGGACGATGCAACGGCACTGCCGCGCACCATCGCCAGCAAGGGCGCCTTCGAAAATGCCATGGCGCTCGATATCGCCATGGGTGGATCGACTAATACCGTTCTTCACATTCTGGCAGCCGCCCACGAGGGCGAAATCGACTTCACCATGGAAGACATCGACCGCCTGTCGCGCCGTGTCCCGTGCCTGTCGAAGGTCGCACCGGCGAAGTCCGACGTCCATATGGAAGATGTCCACCGTGCAGGCGGCATCATGGCGATCCTCGGGGAGCTGAACCGCGCCGGGCTGATCAATGCCGGCCTGCCGACCGTCCATTCGCCGACGCTTGGCGACGCACTGGCGCAGTGGGATATCTCGGTCACGGACAATCCCGTCGCCCTGAAGCTCTTCAGCGCAGCGCCCGGCGGCGTACCGACACAGGTTGCCTTCAGCCAGAGCGCCCGCTGGGACGAGCTCGATCTCGACCGCGAAAACGGCGTCATCCGCGATGCCCAGCATCCGTTCTCGAAGGATGGCGGTCTCGCTGTCCTGAAGGGCAATCTGGCGCTCGACGGCTGCATCGTGAAGACCGCAGGCGTCGATGAATCGATCCTGAAATTCTCGGGTCCGGCCAAGGTCTATGAAAGCCAGGACGCCGCCGTGAAGGCCATTCTCGGCAACGAAGTCGTCGCCGGCGATGTTGTCGTCATCCGCTACGAAGGCCCCAAGGGCGGCCCGGGCATGCAGGAAATGCTCTATCCGACCAGCTATCTGAAGTCGAAGGGCCTCGGCAAGGCCTGCGCACTGATCACCGACGGCCGCTTCTCGGGCGGTACCTCGGGCCTGTCGATCGGCCACGCTTCGCCGGAAGCCGCCAACGGCGGCACGATCGGCCTCGTCCAGCCGGGCGACATGATCGACATCGACATCCCGAACCGCACCATTAGCCTGCGTGTCAGCGACGCCGAATTGGCGACACGCCGCGCCGAACAGGAAGCCAAGGGCTGGCGCCCGGCCGAAGTCCGCAAGCGCAACGTCACGACGGCACTAAAGGCCTACGCGGCCTTCGCCACCAGTGCCGATCGCGGCGCAGTCCGGATCCTGCCGGAATAA
- a CDS encoding lysozyme inhibitor LprI family protein, protein MKAAIAALAFSTVSLLAPLAHAASFDCDAKELKPDEKAICDNRALNDADVKMVTTFDLLSGLLAMGTRGTLQDEQTAWLKKRQDCQADAACIKAAYDERMKQLDETYKNINRPL, encoded by the coding sequence ATGAAAGCAGCCATCGCCGCCCTCGCCTTCTCGACCGTCTCATTGCTCGCCCCCCTCGCACATGCCGCGAGCTTCGACTGCGATGCCAAGGAGCTGAAGCCCGACGAAAAGGCGATCTGCGACAACCGGGCACTCAACGACGCCGACGTGAAGATGGTCACCACCTTCGACCTGCTCTCCGGCCTGCTCGCCATGGGCACGCGCGGCACCCTGCAGGACGAACAGACGGCCTGGCTTAAGAAACGACAGGATTGCCAGGCGGACGCCGCCTGCATCAAGGCGGCCTATGACGAGCGGATGAAGCAGCTCGACGAGACGTATAAGAATATCAATCGGCCGCTTTAG
- a CDS encoding type II toxin-antitoxin system PrlF family antitoxin yields MMITSKMTSKAQTTIPQAVRSALHLKEGDSIVYTLEADNRVVISRAAEPMSDDPFATFSEWDSEADRKAYADL; encoded by the coding sequence ATGATGATCACAAGCAAGATGACCAGCAAGGCTCAAACGACGATCCCGCAGGCCGTGCGCTCCGCGTTGCACCTGAAGGAAGGGGATTCCATCGTCTATACGCTGGAGGCTGACAATCGCGTGGTGATATCGCGGGCTGCCGAACCGATGTCCGACGATCCTTTTGCGACCTTCTCGGAATGGGATAGCGAAGCCGATCGGAAAGCCTATGCCGACCTTTGA
- a CDS encoding dihydrodipicolinate synthase family protein produces MRRNVWPRLSGAITPLVTPFRHGAVDIASLERLTEWQIASGIGGLAVSTVTGEGPVLSDTERDLVLSTVLRAADDRVPVIAATGTNGTASTIALTRRAEALGASAALVTVPYYSKPGQKGILRHFSELASACSLPLIISSDPGRTASPLLPSTLDELSQTGTIFGLLDAGGDIGTLAPYRDRLHLFTGNAVAAPAFIACGGDGIIAPAANVLPKLVTSLQHASVCGNLPAALVLADRLAPLAEAIGDGEPANIKFALGAFPGIPADVRLPLVPAEQIVQEAICAALQSCTSPVRHALSL; encoded by the coding sequence ATGCGACGCAATGTTTGGCCGCGCCTTTCCGGCGCGATCACCCCGCTCGTCACGCCTTTCCGTCACGGCGCCGTCGATATCGCCAGCTTGGAGCGGTTGACCGAATGGCAGATCGCCAGCGGCATCGGCGGCCTGGCGGTCTCGACCGTCACCGGTGAAGGCCCTGTTCTCTCCGATACGGAGCGCGACCTTGTTCTCTCGACAGTGCTGCGCGCTGCCGATGATCGCGTGCCCGTCATTGCCGCGACGGGTACGAACGGCACGGCGAGCACGATCGCGCTCACAAGACGCGCCGAAGCGCTCGGCGCCAGCGCAGCCCTCGTCACCGTTCCCTATTACTCGAAGCCGGGACAGAAGGGCATTCTGCGGCATTTCAGCGAGCTTGCCTCGGCATGCAGCCTCCCCTTGATCATTTCAAGCGATCCCGGCCGTACCGCCTCGCCGTTGCTGCCATCGACCCTCGATGAACTGTCGCAGACCGGCACGATCTTCGGCCTGCTCGATGCCGGCGGCGACATCGGCACACTCGCGCCTTACCGCGACCGGCTCCACCTGTTCACCGGCAACGCGGTGGCGGCACCGGCCTTCATAGCTTGCGGCGGAGACGGCATCATCGCGCCCGCCGCCAATGTGCTGCCGAAGCTCGTGACCTCGCTGCAGCATGCGTCTGTCTGCGGGAACCTTCCGGCAGCGCTCGTGCTTGCCGACCGCCTTGCGCCGCTCGCCGAAGCGATCGGCGATGGTGAGCCTGCCAATATCAAATTCGCGCTCGGCGCCTTCCCCGGCATCCCCGCTGATGTGCGCCTGCCGCTGGTTCCTGCTGAGCAAATCGTGCAGGAGGCAATCTGTGCGGCTCTGCAGAGCTGCACCTCCCCGGTGCGCCATGCGCTATCCCTATGA
- a CDS encoding 2-dehydropantoate 2-reductase codes for MSFKSICVYGAGALGGAIAAKLAAAGNGVTISAVARGAHLKSIRENGLKLYEAGAEKPIKVEITATDDPYSLPKQDLIITGLKGHQLGDAAEGIAALLKDGTRVMMILNGIPWWYFHRDSQSPHAELQFEELDPAGRLWRLIGPERVIGCVAMQGAEVVNPGEIQLSNNGRYILGEPSGEMSDDLEGIKALLTAAGLNVSMTPRIRDEIWNKLTGNAAFNPLSALTRALMTDIMADPALYDMVGKIMNEVRAVGTALGAKFSITIEERLEQSRHIGAVRTSMLQDLLAGKALEIVPLSGMVVALGRLASVPTPVSETVLALVSQLDIENRRGA; via the coding sequence ATGTCCTTCAAATCGATCTGCGTTTACGGCGCCGGTGCGCTCGGTGGCGCCATTGCGGCAAAGCTTGCCGCCGCCGGTAACGGCGTCACTATCTCCGCCGTCGCCCGCGGTGCCCATCTCAAGAGCATCCGCGAAAACGGCCTGAAGCTTTACGAAGCCGGCGCCGAAAAGCCGATCAAGGTGGAGATCACCGCGACCGACGATCCGTACAGCCTGCCGAAACAGGACCTGATCATCACCGGCCTCAAGGGCCATCAGCTCGGCGATGCGGCCGAGGGCATTGCTGCGCTCCTTAAGGACGGCACGCGGGTGATGATGATCCTGAATGGCATTCCCTGGTGGTATTTCCACCGCGACAGCCAGAGCCCGCATGCCGAGCTGCAGTTCGAAGAGCTCGATCCCGCGGGACGCCTGTGGCGGCTGATCGGACCGGAGCGCGTCATCGGCTGTGTTGCGATGCAGGGCGCCGAAGTCGTCAATCCCGGCGAGATCCAGCTGTCCAACAACGGCCGCTATATCCTCGGCGAGCCCTCGGGCGAGATGAGCGATGATCTCGAAGGCATCAAGGCGCTGCTGACGGCTGCCGGGCTCAACGTCTCGATGACGCCGCGCATCCGCGACGAGATCTGGAACAAGCTGACCGGCAACGCCGCCTTCAATCCGCTCAGCGCGCTGACACGAGCCCTGATGACCGACATCATGGCCGACCCGGCACTCTACGACATGGTCGGCAAGATCATGAACGAGGTGCGCGCCGTCGGCACAGCGCTCGGCGCGAAATTTTCGATCACCATCGAGGAACGCCTCGAGCAATCCCGCCATATCGGCGCCGTTAGAACATCGATGCTGCAGGATCTTCTGGCTGGCAAAGCGCTGGAGATCGTGCCTCTGAGCGGCATGGTCGTGGCGCTCGGCCGCCTTGCCTCGGTGCCCACCCCGGTATCCGAGACGGTGCTGGCGCTCGTCTCGCAACTCGACATCGAGAATCGCCGCGGCGCCTAG
- a CDS encoding sensor domain-containing diguanylate cyclase → MVVARAFGKSSADARKREMERLAALEQLDLLDAPRDEGFDRIVRLIKQIFAIDIGLVSLIDAHRQWYQACSGLTADEVPREDTFCRYVVDYEEPVIVQDATKDPRFAQHPAVTGDSHIRFYAGVPLTTKAGHIIGTVCAIDRRPRSFGARDLAILEELAGAAMDRIELLQSAATDSLTEALTRRAFKQEADQLISLAIRHQHNLSTIVLDIDRFKSVNDTHGHAAGDQVLRAVAATCKANLRAGDLFGRLGGEEFCIVLPHIDREGAAAVAEKMRAAISAQPIQGDFGALTVTASFGISSMSIITKDIETLLAQADAAMYHAKNSGRDRCVSWNSIRSEGSAGARRRVLKAGSILFNDRRSTIDCTIKSLGADSAGLSVSNSAGIPPEFILAIKGEGFETTCRVIAQDRQNLEVAF, encoded by the coding sequence ATGGTCGTTGCACGTGCATTCGGTAAGTCTTCCGCAGACGCACGGAAGCGGGAAATGGAGCGTCTGGCCGCGTTGGAGCAGCTCGATCTTCTCGACGCGCCAAGAGACGAGGGCTTCGATCGCATCGTCCGGCTGATCAAGCAGATCTTCGCGATCGATATCGGCCTCGTCTCGCTCATCGATGCGCATCGGCAATGGTATCAGGCCTGCTCTGGCCTCACTGCCGATGAAGTGCCGCGGGAAGATACGTTCTGCCGCTATGTCGTCGATTACGAAGAGCCCGTCATCGTCCAGGATGCCACCAAGGATCCACGCTTCGCGCAGCATCCGGCAGTCACCGGCGACAGCCATATCCGCTTCTATGCCGGCGTGCCGCTGACGACCAAGGCGGGGCATATCATCGGAACGGTCTGCGCCATCGATCGCCGGCCGCGATCCTTCGGCGCCCGCGACCTCGCTATCTTGGAAGAGCTCGCGGGTGCGGCGATGGACCGTATCGAACTGCTGCAATCAGCGGCGACCGACAGCCTGACGGAAGCCTTGACCCGGCGCGCCTTCAAGCAGGAAGCCGACCAGCTGATTTCGCTGGCGATCCGCCATCAGCACAATCTCTCCACCATCGTGCTGGATATCGACCGCTTCAAGAGCGTCAACGATACCCATGGCCATGCCGCGGGTGATCAGGTGCTGCGTGCGGTAGCCGCGACCTGCAAGGCCAATCTCAGGGCCGGCGATCTGTTCGGTCGCCTCGGCGGCGAGGAATTCTGCATCGTGCTGCCGCATATCGACCGCGAGGGTGCCGCAGCCGTGGCCGAAAAGATGCGCGCGGCGATCTCGGCCCAGCCGATCCAGGGCGACTTTGGCGCGCTGACGGTAACCGCGAGCTTCGGCATCTCCTCGATGTCGATCATCACCAAGGATATCGAAACGCTGCTCGCCCAGGCCGATGCCGCGATGTACCACGCCAAGAACAGCGGGCGCGATCGCTGCGTATCGTGGAACTCCATCCGGTCCGAAGGTTCGGCAGGCGCCCGCCGCCGCGTCCTGAAGGCAGGCTCTATCCTGTTCAACGACCGCCGCTCGACCATCGACTGCACCATCAAGTCGCTCGGCGCCGATAGCGCCGGCCTCTCGGTTTCGAACTCGGCCGGGATCCCGCCGGAATTCATTCTGGCGATCAAGGGCGAGGGCTTCGAGACCACCTGCCGGGTCATCGCCCAGGACCGCCAGAACCTCGAGGTTGCCTTCTAG
- a CDS encoding DUF1883 domain-containing protein, whose product MSKPNFRFKHYDLHEQRAGTIVEVALNAVNNVRLMTAPQFQRFTEVLDFKYIGGVAKKSPVKMVIPDSGHWHLIVDMEGHHGLAESAVKVIAAPGGQKKAS is encoded by the coding sequence ATGAGCAAGCCGAATTTCCGCTTCAAGCATTACGACCTTCATGAGCAGCGTGCCGGCACGATCGTCGAAGTGGCGCTGAATGCGGTGAACAACGTTCGCCTGATGACGGCACCGCAGTTCCAGCGCTTCACTGAGGTTCTCGATTTCAAATATATCGGCGGCGTCGCCAAGAAATCGCCGGTCAAGATGGTGATCCCCGATAGCGGGCATTGGCACCTGATCGTTGATATGGAAGGCCATCACGGTCTGGCGGAATCCGCCGTCAAGGTGATCGCGGCACCCGGTGGCCAGAAGAAAGCCTCCTGA
- the ftsZ gene encoding cell division protein FtsZ produces MTDAKSGISGLRPRITVIGVGGGGGNAINNMIAENLEGVDFIAANTDAQVLATSKASRRIQLGAHVTEGLGAGSLPEVGHAAAEESIDEIMDHLAGSHMCFVTAGMGGGTGTGAAPVIAHAARQAGILTVGVVTKPFTFEGNRRMKMAEIGIEALRQAADTVIVIPNQNLFRIADAKTTFADAFMTADRVLYAGVGCITDLIVKEGLINLDFADVKSVMRGMGRAMMGTGEAAGESRAMKAAEAAIANPLLDDISMKGAKGVLISISGGSDMTLFEVDEAASRIRDEVQDDADIVVGAIFDRNLDGKFRVSVVATGLDGNGVPAAAPGVAAQAIPTRTLQ; encoded by the coding sequence ATGACGGACGCCAAGAGCGGCATTTCGGGACTGCGGCCGCGTATTACGGTAATCGGCGTCGGCGGCGGCGGCGGCAATGCGATCAACAACATGATCGCAGAAAATCTTGAGGGCGTCGATTTCATCGCCGCCAATACCGATGCCCAGGTGCTCGCCACCTCCAAGGCCTCGCGCCGCATCCAGCTCGGTGCGCATGTCACCGAAGGTCTCGGCGCCGGTTCGCTGCCGGAAGTCGGCCATGCGGCCGCTGAGGAATCGATCGACGAGATCATGGATCACCTGGCCGGTTCGCACATGTGCTTCGTCACCGCCGGCATGGGCGGCGGCACCGGAACGGGTGCGGCGCCCGTGATTGCCCACGCCGCGCGCCAGGCCGGCATCCTGACCGTCGGCGTCGTCACCAAGCCCTTCACCTTCGAGGGCAACCGCCGCATGAAGATGGCCGAGATCGGCATCGAGGCCCTGCGTCAAGCCGCCGATACCGTCATCGTCATCCCGAACCAGAACCTGTTCCGTATCGCCGACGCGAAGACCACCTTCGCCGATGCCTTCATGACCGCCGACCGCGTTCTCTACGCCGGTGTCGGCTGCATCACCGATCTCATCGTCAAGGAAGGTCTGATCAACCTCGACTTCGCCGACGTCAAATCCGTCATGCGCGGCATGGGCCGGGCGATGATGGGCACGGGCGAGGCGGCCGGTGAGAGCCGTGCGATGAAGGCCGCCGAAGCGGCAATCGCCAACCCGCTGCTCGACGACATCTCGATGAAGGGCGCCAAGGGCGTGCTGATTTCGATCTCCGGCGGTTCCGATATGACGCTGTTCGAAGTCGACGAAGCCGCAAGCCGCATCCGCGACGAGGTTCAGGACGATGCCGACATCGTCGTCGGTGCGATCTTCGACCGCAACCTCGATGGCAAATTCCGCGTCTCCGTCGTGGCGACCGGCCTCGATGGCAACGGTGTTCCCGCTGCCGCTCCGGGCGTTGCCGCACAGGCGATCCCGACACGCACCCTGCAGTAA
- a CDS encoding replication-associated recombination protein A, translating into MSDDLFAPRIPDEVASRRPLADRLRPQTLSEVAGQGHLTGEDGVLRRMIESGSLGSMIFWGPPGTGKTTVARLLSGEAGLAFEQISAIFSGVADLKKVFEAARLRRMDGRQTLLFVDEIHRFNRAQQDSFLPVMEDGTVILVGATTENPSFELNAALLSRARVLTFKSHDEESLSELLKRAEEVEQKPLPLTEDARASLLRMADGDGRAVLTLAEEVWRAARPSEVFDTEGLMRIVQRRAPVYDKAQDGHYNLISALHKSVRGSDPDAALYYLARMFDAGEDPLYLGRRLVRMAVEDIGLADPQALVICNAAKDAYDYLGSPEGELALAQACVYLATAPKSNAVYTAFKAAIMAAKQNGSLLPPKHILNAPTKLMKDEGYNEGYRYDHDEPDAFSGQDYFPEKMGRKTFYDPPERGFEREIRKRLEWWSKLRRERNPR; encoded by the coding sequence ATGAGTGATGATCTCTTCGCACCGCGCATTCCAGATGAGGTCGCCAGCCGGCGGCCTCTTGCCGATCGGTTGAGGCCGCAGACGCTGTCTGAAGTCGCGGGGCAGGGCCACCTGACCGGCGAGGACGGCGTTCTCCGGCGGATGATCGAGAGCGGATCGCTTGGTTCGATGATCTTCTGGGGACCGCCCGGAACCGGCAAGACGACGGTGGCGCGCCTGCTTTCGGGCGAGGCAGGCCTCGCCTTCGAGCAGATCTCGGCGATCTTCTCCGGTGTCGCCGATCTGAAGAAGGTGTTCGAGGCCGCCCGGCTGCGCCGCATGGATGGCCGCCAGACGCTGCTCTTCGTCGACGAGATCCATCGCTTCAACCGCGCCCAGCAGGATAGCTTCCTGCCGGTGATGGAGGACGGCACCGTCATCCTCGTCGGCGCTACCACCGAGAACCCGTCCTTCGAGCTCAACGCCGCTCTTCTGTCACGCGCCCGCGTACTGACCTTCAAGTCACATGACGAGGAAAGCCTCAGCGAATTGCTGAAGCGCGCCGAGGAGGTCGAGCAGAAGCCGCTGCCGCTGACGGAGGACGCCCGCGCCAGCCTGCTGCGCATGGCCGATGGCGATGGCCGCGCCGTCCTGACGCTCGCCGAAGAGGTCTGGCGCGCCGCGCGCCCAAGCGAGGTCTTCGATACCGAAGGCCTGATGCGCATCGTTCAGCGCCGGGCGCCCGTCTATGACAAGGCGCAGGACGGCCACTACAATCTGATTTCGGCGCTTCACAAATCGGTCCGCGGTTCGGATCCGGATGCGGCGCTTTACTATCTGGCGCGCATGTTCGATGCCGGAGAAGACCCGCTCTATCTCGGCCGCCGTCTGGTGCGGATGGCCGTCGAGGATATCGGCCTTGCCGATCCGCAGGCGCTCGTCATCTGCAACGCCGCCAAGGACGCTTACGACTATCTCGGCTCACCGGAAGGCGAGCTGGCGCTGGCGCAGGCCTGCGTCTATCTGGCGACGGCGCCGAAATCCAATGCCGTCTATACGGCCTTCAAGGCGGCGATCATGGCGGCCAAGCAGAATGGCTCGCTGCTGCCGCCGAAGCACATCCTCAATGCACCGACCAAGCTGATGAAGGATGAAGGCTATAACGAGGGCTATCGTTATGATCACGACGAGCCCGATGCCTTTTCAGGCCAGGATTACTTCCCGGAGAAGATGGGCCGCAAGACCTTCTACGATCCGCCGGAGCGCGGTTTCGAGCGGGAAATCCGCAAGCGGCTGGAATGGTGGTCGAAGCTCAGGAGAGAGCGCAATCCGCGCTGA